DNA sequence from the Prolixibacter sp. SD074 genome:
CAAGATGGATGAGAAGATTATTGATAATGTAACAGTCCAGGGACGTGAGCGTTTCTTGTTGCATTATAACTTCCCACCCTTTTCAGTTGGTGAACCCCGTACGCCAAGAGGCGTTTCGCGCCGTGAAATTGGTCATGGTAATTTGGCTCACCGTGCATTAAAAGGAATGATTCCGGATGATTTTCCGTATATCCTGCGTATTGTATCTGATATTTTGGAATCTAACGGTTCGTCATCAATGGCAACGGTTTGTGCCGGAACAATGGCCATGATGGATGCCGGTATACATATGAAACGTCCTGTTTCCGGAATTGCAATGGGACTGATTACCGATAAGGATTCAGATAAATTTGCTATACTTTCCGATATTCTGGGAGATGAAGATCACCTGGGAGATATGGACTTCAAAGTGACCGGAACTGAGAAGGGAATTACCGCTACTCAAATGGATATCAAGGTTGACGGACTTTCTTACGATGTAATGGCCCAGGCTTTACAGCAGGCTAAAGAGGGACGTGAACACATTTTGGGTAAAATTCTCGAAGTGATTGACGAGCCTCGTGAAGATTACAAACCGAATGTTCCGCGAATTGTGACCATCACCATTCCAAAAGAAATGATTGGTCCGGTTATTGGTCCTGGAGGAAAAATCATTCAGCAAATTCAGGAAGATACGCAATCAACGATTGCCATTGAAGAGAAGGATGATCTGGGATATGTTGAAATCAGCGCTCCTAACCGCGAAGCAATTGATGCTGCATTAGAGCGTGTACGTGCGATTGTTGCCGTACCCGAAGTCGGTGAGGTATACAAGGGAAAAGTGAAGTCTATCGTTTCATTTGGAGCCTTTGTTGAGATTATGCCAGGTAAGGAAGGTTTGCTGCACGTTTCGGAATTTGATTGGAAACGTGTTGAAAATCCTGCCGATGTACTGAAAGAAGGCGAAGAAGTAGAAGTCAAACTACTTGAGGTCGACCAGCGTACCGGTAAATTGAAGCTGTCGAGAAAAGCGTTATTACCTCGTCCGGAGAGAACCGGAAACGAGAATGATCGTGGTGACAGAGGAGATCGGGGTGGTCGTGACCGCAACCGTGGAGATCGTCGTCCCCCGCGTCGTGACAACGACAGATAACTTTAATTCAAAATATATTTAAGAGCCCGGATGACCGGGCTTTTTTTATCTCTGCCAGTTTTTCTATATTTAATCAATCTTTTATACAATATGGAAGCGAAAGAATCAGTATGGCTGAATGAGACAGAGGATCTTTTTCGTGAGAACCTGAAAGGTATATCGGGAAAAGATGTACGATTTTACCGACTTGAAGAGTTTTGGCGCAATATTCAACGGCTTGATGAATTCTCTGCTAGTTGCCCGGTTTGCCGTGAAATGCATGCAGAAATAAGGGAAACTATTGCCGGAATGAATGACGCAGTAAAACATCCGGGAAAAAGGAGGCGAAAGTTCGATCGTGCATTGTCAACACTTGCATCACATATGACGGAGGAACACGGTTTCCTTCCGCCGTATTATTATACATACCGGTGGTCGGCACTTGGTTTACCTGCAGGTGCTTTGGTCGGTGCGTTAATCGATTTGGCGCTGTTTCACGGACAGAAATGGGGTTTCATTGTTGGTGGGACGATGATTGGAATGCTGATTGGTTATGTGCTTGGCGGTCGTAAAGACAATGAAATGAGAGCTAAGAAGAAGCTATTGTAAGCCTTCATTTTCGGAAATTAACAGATAACTGAACTTTTTTATTCGTTTAAGTTGCAAAGAATTAAACCTTTGCGTATATTATGTGCTGTTGGCTTATACCAGACAGAATTAAATTGTTTAATAAATAATCTAATACCGAACTTGTGAAAGGGCCCATACTACTTGCAGGTCTGGCATTTTTCGCCATTTCCTGTACCAATAATCAGAAAATCAAATATCCTGTGGCGCATAAAGACAATGTTGTTGATGATTACTTCGGTCATAAAGTAAACGATCCATATCGCTGG
Encoded proteins:
- the pnp gene encoding polyribonucleotide nucleotidyltransferase, whose amino-acid sequence is MKKRFMYKAIEKTIDLGDGRSITIETGKLAKQADGSVVVKMGDTMLLATVVSAKEAKEDVDFMPLSVDYREKFTAAGRFPGGFLKREGRPSDDEILVARLVDRALRPLFPEDYHAETAMMISLISTGKDEMPDSLAGLAASAAIAVSDVPFECAISEVRVGRVDGKLVINPSLEQLENADIDIMVGASYDNIMMVEGEMDEVSEDEMLEAIKFAHEAIKQHCKVQDELAAELGVVKREYSHETNDEELRELVKKETYQKVYDVARATIQNKQERYDAFGKVKEEFIEQYSEGKKEEEIPLTLIGRYFHDVEKEAVRRMILDEQIRLDGRKTNEIRPIWGEVNYLPGAHGSAIFTRGETQSLTSLTLGTKMDEKIIDNVTVQGRERFLLHYNFPPFSVGEPRTPRGVSRREIGHGNLAHRALKGMIPDDFPYILRIVSDILESNGSSSMATVCAGTMAMMDAGIHMKRPVSGIAMGLITDKDSDKFAILSDILGDEDHLGDMDFKVTGTEKGITATQMDIKVDGLSYDVMAQALQQAKEGREHILGKILEVIDEPREDYKPNVPRIVTITIPKEMIGPVIGPGGKIIQQIQEDTQSTIAIEEKDDLGYVEISAPNREAIDAALERVRAIVAVPEVGEVYKGKVKSIVSFGAFVEIMPGKEGLLHVSEFDWKRVENPADVLKEGEEVEVKLLEVDQRTGKLKLSRKALLPRPERTGNENDRGDRGDRGGRDRNRGDRRPPRRDNDR